The window ATCAAGAAGCTAGAATTAAAAAGAAGCTATAATCTAAAAATAAGAAGTTACATTACTATTAGGTACTAACATACTATAACTACTCATCAAAGGAaattccccaccccacacttaaaaagtACAGTATCCCCAATGCACatacaacaaaaatataaaaCAGGAGGGTGGATAGAAGGAACTCCTCTCTAATACCCCACACTCACACCTAAGTGCCAACAAACAATGCTCTACCACTCAGACTTCGCCGGCCATCAACAATGTTCTTCCAATAATTTCATCGAACACTTGGTGCGCAACACGTTCATTCAATCCTTTCAAACCATTGGAAAAGTGTCATACCCTCCCAAATTAAACGAGGTGGCAAGACTTTGCGTTTTCCACCCCGTACTCAATTAATAACACCAAAACAACATACTATTCAATACACACTTGCCAACACTCTACTCTATGAGAAGTTGGGGGAGAAAGAAGAGTGAGAGATGAGAAAACACACAATaataccaaatcaataattaattttaaaaaaagagaagacaacaataaaaaaaaactaaaataaaagaaGAGGAAGAAAGACTCACCTTGTGCTTGAGAAAAGAAGAAGCAACGagcgggggggaggggggaggggagagaGGAACAGAATTCGGGGAGACAGAGAGAGAGAACTAGCGTGGGAGTTTGGGGTTTAGAGTGTGACGGGTCGGGTTGGTTGTTATGTTAGAAGtggtgttttattattattaggtGGGGAGATGGGTTTGGGTCGGGTTGGGGGTAAAATGGGTAGGGAACTTACCTGGGCATTTTCATCCGTGCCTGGCACTGAAGAGGGCAGCTGTGCATTTTTTGATTCTTCCTTTGCTATTTTCCTTGGCGCCTGGCACCCAATTGGgcgctgattttttttttttttaaactataTGACAACACGACGAAAATAAGAAAATTGGGCTGCCTCCCAACAAGTGATTGATATAACGTCGCGGAATGATGAATTGCAACATTACAATAGGTTGCCTCCCACGAAGCGCCAAATTTAACGTCACAGCACGACTCGGGCCATCCCTTATCAAGGATCCTTCAAGTACATGGTCGAGATCACTTTATCTTCCTCAACCATGCCTTGATAATGTATTAGCCTTTGCCCGTTAACTTTGAACTTGTGAAAGCCATCTTTTGATGCAATTTTTACGACTCCGACGTGATGCATCTCTATCACAcgaaatggtcctgaccatcttaACTTCAACTTGCCCAGAAATAGCTTCAATCTCGAATTGTATAGCAATACCATGTCTCCAGGTTTAAAATTtcgctcaagaatatttttgcCATGCATCATCTTCATTCTTTCTTTATATAGCCTTGTACTCTCAAAAGCATGGTAGCGGAACTCATCATGCTCATGCAACTTTGTGACTCTACGTGTACCCGATATTTCCATGTCGAGATTCAGCTGTCTTAATGCCCATAAAGCTCTATGCTTCAACTCTACGGGTAAGTGACACGCTTTCCCAAATACTAGTTTATATAAGTGACACGCTTTCCCAAATACTAGTTTATATGGAGACATGTCAATTGGAGTTTTAAAAGCGGTACGATAGGCCCAGAGTGCATCGTCTAACTTTTTTGCCCAATTCGTTCTTGTAGCATTCACGGTCTTAGTCAACACTCTCTTTATTTCTCTATTCGACACTTCCACTTGCCCGCTTGTTTGTGGATGATATGGGTGGCAACCTTGTGGCGAACACAATATTTTTATAACAACTTTGCGAAAGCTCGATTGCAGAAGTGAGTGCCTCCATCAATGATTAttgcccttggagtgccaaacCAGGTGAATATATTCTTTCTAAAAAAACTAATGACtccctttgcatcatttgtaAGGAGTGCCACAGCTTCCACCCATTTTTACACTTAGTCCACAGCTACAAGTATGTACTTGTTTCCATATGAGCTGACAAACggccccatgaaatcgattccccatacatcaaaCACTTCCACCTCCTGAATTGAGTTCATGGGTATCTCATGTCGGCGAGAAATATTCCCGAtccgttggcattcatcacaacaCTTCACCTAGAGAtgtgcatctttgaacaatgtCGGCCAGTAGAAGACCGACTCCAACACTTTCGCGGTTGTCCATACTCCCCCTAaatggccaccatatggggatgCATGACAGGCCTCCAAAATAAAAGATTGGTCTGTCTCGGGAATACATCTctggatcatgttatcaacacaaatcctgaacagataaggctcatcccaataatacgtgcgacagtcacgaaagaactttttcttttgaacaaaTGAAAGGTCATAGGGGACAATACCGCTCGCCGTGTATGTTGCAATGTATGCATGCCATGGAGCTACCTCAAGGCTCGTAGCCAACAATTGTTCATCCGGGAAAGTCTCCACAATCTCTTCCACCTCAACATTCTTCTCTGCTCCTTCTAGCCTAGACAAATGATCAGCCATTTGGTTCTCTGTTCTCTTTAGGTCATGGATTttcaagtcaaattcttgcagtaGTAGCACTCATAGAATCAGGTGCGTTTTTGACTCCTTCTtatcaattaggtacctgagagcaGAATGGTCATTATACATAACTACCTTCGAGCCTATCAAGTATGACCTGAATTTATCAAATGCAGACACCGCTGCTAACATCTCTTTCTCGGTCACTGTGTAATTTAGTTGGGCACCACTCAAGCTTCTACTTGAATAATAGATTGGATGCATGACTTTATCTTTTCGCTGCCAAAAACTGCTCCCACAGCATagtcgcttgcatcacacatcagctcaaaagGTTTCTCCCAGTCAGGTGCCACTATGATTGGTGCACTCACTAGCCTAtttttcaattcctcaaaagctaccATGTAGTTATCAGAAAACACATAGGGAtgatctttttcaagcaatttacacaaagggttagcaattttagaaaaatattttataaacagCCTGTAGAAGTCGGCGTGACCAAGGAAATCTTTTATGGCCTTTACGGAAGTGggtggaggcaacttctcaattaAACCTTAGCACGGTccacctcaatgcccttacttgacactaagtgtcccaagactataccttcatgtaccatgaaatggcactagTCCATGTTCAGTACTAGATTAGTCTACATACACCTCTACAATGCTCTTTTCAAAATCATAAGGCAGTCATCAAATGAGTTCCCCACCACTGAGAAGTCATCTATGAAAACCTCCATTATGTACTCTACCATAtttgtgaagatggccatcatgcaccttcGGAATGTGGCGGGAGCATTACATAGGCCAAacggcattctccgaaaggcatAAATGCCATATGAACAGGTAAACAACATTTTTTCTCTATCCTACGGGGAAATAGAGTTCtggttataccccgagtatccatctagaaagcaaaaatGAGGCCTCCCCACCAATATATCTAACATTTGATCAATGAACGGCAATGGAAAATGGTTATTCCGGGGTGTCCTTATTCAGTCTTCTGTAATCCATATAGATTCTCCATCCCAtgactgttcttgttgagatcaactcgttgttctcattttgcactacagtcattccaccattttttggcacacactgaactgggATGACCTAGTTGCTGTCCgagatggggaagatgattctcgtatctaaccacttgatcacttctttcttcaccacttctttcatgttgtggttcagccttctttgatgttctctagaAGGTCTGTGCCCATCTTCTAGtagaatcttatgcatgcaaaatgttGGACCGATACCCTTTATGTCTGTAATGGTCCACCCAATTGCAGTCTTGCACTCCTTCAGAACCTGCAAAAGTTATTCTACCTGCACATCTAACAGACCAGATGACATAATAACAGGTAATGTCGAACTAGGTCCTAAAAAAGCACACCTTAGATGAGACGGTAACGGTTTTAgctccaactgtggtggctcttcaATTGATGGCTTAGCTTGAGGggtctttctttcttctaagtgtaagggctcgaattcgagctctcttttccaatACCCTTGTCCTTTAAGGGCCAAAACCCATTCCgccaagtcctcaccatctaccTCTTCTAAGTTCATCAGGCaggctgctagagggtcttttgTGTTTAATATATCATCTTCGTCCTCCAAAATCACATCCACAGCTTCAATCAGAGAGCAGCTAGTAAACTCACTGGGTCGCCGCATAGACTTCTGCACATTGAACGTTATTTCTTCATCATTCAGTCTCATCTTTAGCTCTCCAGTTTCATAATCAATCATAGCTCTCCCTGTggccaagaatggccttcccaaaattatgggaatatCTTCATCAACCTAgcagtccagaatgacaaaatctgccaaAAACACAAACTTTCCAACCTGCACAAGTACATCGTCAAGTATACCTGATGGCCATTTCACCATTCGGTCGGCTAGCTGTAGTAACATAGATATGGGCCTTGCTTTTCCAATGCTTACCCTTTTCTTTATAGACAAGGGAATCAATtttatgctcgcccccaaatcacacaatgctttagcaaaagcatagatGCCTATTGtacatgggattgtgaaactccttGGGTCGGATAgcttctcagctatgggtctcATCACGACAGCACTATAAGTCTGAGTTAGTGTAACAGTTGCCAAGTCTGGAAAGTCGAACTtgcgagacatcaagtccttcatcatttttgcataaccaggCATCTCCCTCAAGGCATCAATTAATGGAATGTTCACCTGGATCTGCTTTaacatctccatgaatttcttatactgcTCATCCTTCTAATATTTGGCCAACCTCTATGGGAAGTGTGCTGGCGTTCGCTTCTTTCCAATGACTTTAGTTGGATCTTGCAGAGGCACTTTTTCTAATAGCTTCTCTTGCACATCCTCAACCTCCTTTGCAACCTCTTTTTCCTTGTTTATTTCCTCCTGGGCTGGCTAGATTCTTACTTCTATTAGCTCAATTAACTCATCTACCTCAATCGGTACTGGCACGAGTGTCCCAGTTGGTCGGCTTTAATGTAGTctatttcaaaataaatgacacatttctaaatttggaaataattcaactttaaactctttattttacccattttacccttaacgAGAAGTTTTTACaactacacaaatattatggccccacaaagcttttaccccttaagcttttaagaccacaagtttccaaagtctttttttcttcttaaacttcatgccaagtcaaactacttcatctaaattgaaatggagggagtattaaTTACGACTAGAAGAATCACTTGAATTCGTAGTTTAGTCAGCTTTCTCGACTTGAGATTCATTATATTGAAACTCTGATGTTTGTAGTCTTAtgtgttacaggtgcatgcctagaaactcctcaagaactggtgaattgtaCGAAGCATTACCGGACCCTGAAAAAGCTTTCAAGGCACTAAATCAagcaaaacaacaacaaaactcaATAGAACAAATCGAACTAGACATGGGAGATGTCAATGACAatcaaaacaacagaaataatgCGAATGACCCGAATAATCAGggtgtggcacctcttgtgccagaagcatccttgtatgattgggcacaacccactgCTGAAAATTTGGCAACCGTAgttgcagtccctcagatacaagcagagtgatttcaaatcacaaacaacatgttACATCTATTGCAGAATAAGGGACTGTTCTCggggtcttacattgaagatcctcagcaaCATCTGAAAAATTTCCTATCGATTTGTGTCATGCAAAGGCAACCAAATGTGATACCAGAAGCAATAAGGCTGCTGTTGTTTCCATTCTCAGTGACTggagaggctcaaacttggctCAATTCGCTCCCTataaactccatcactacttgggaggaatgagtcaagcaatttttgaacaaattctacccacccaataagatTTCCAAGCAAGTTGATGAGATATTAAGCTTCAGCAAAAACCAGCTGAAACATTGCAAGAGACGTTAGAGAGATTCAAAGGgatgctggttaagtgtccacaccatggcattcTAGATAAGATGTTGGGACAAAGGTTTTACATGAGATTGGTAGATAGCTTGAAAGCCAACGTTGATGCTTCAGCAAGTGGAGCATTTTTTAGCAAATCATTCAGAGAGTGTAAGGTTTTGCTTGATAAAATGGcacaaaactcaggatggatgacaaggGACTCTACAATTACCCAAACAACTCCATGGATGAGAATATGGCTACTATGATGACACAattgagtatcctcaccaaaatgATTGATGAGTCAGGCCAAAAGAAGGTGCATATAGTTGGCCCGACAAATGGAGGATTATgcacaccatgcattaaccagcCATATGTATGCTCGTGGAGTAGTGAGAGTGACAATCAGAACTATCAAGAGAATATAAACTATGTGGGAAATTATGGAGgccagaggcaaggtggtcagaattgggacAGCAAAATCAATAGTACAGACTAGCACCACAtcagtacaataacaacaataatcctGGAAAGTCAGGTTGTGCCTTATAAAAGGCAACAAGGGTACAATCAGTAGAATCAGCAACTagcttatcaacaacctcaacaccaaccaaTAGTGCGACAAGATGATGGGTTGTTTGAAATTAAA is drawn from Nicotiana tomentosiformis chromosome 12, ASM39032v3, whole genome shotgun sequence and contains these coding sequences:
- the LOC138902323 gene encoding uncharacterized protein, whose product is MEMLKQIQVNIPLIDALREMPGYAKMMKDLMSRKFDFPDLATVTLTQTYSAVVMRPIAEKLSDPRSFTIPCTIGIYAFAKALCDLGASIKLIPLSIKKRVSIGKARPISMLLQLADRMVKWPSGILDDVLVQVDEDIPIILGRPFLATGRAMIDYETGELKMRLNDEEITFNVQKSMRRPSEFTSCSLIEAVDVILEDEDDILNTKDPLAACLMNLEEVDGEDLAEWVLALKGQGYWKRELEFEPLHLEERKTPQAKPSIEEPPQLELKPLPSHLRCAFLGPSSTLPVIMSSDHPYVFSDNYMVAFEELKNRLVSAPIIVAPDWEKPFELMCDASDYAVGAVFGSEKIKSCIQSIIQVEA